Proteins co-encoded in one Variovorax terrae genomic window:
- a CDS encoding efflux RND transporter permease subunit, with translation MNVSSWSIRNPIPAVMLFVLLTFGGLLSFKAMKVQNFPDIELPMVNVAVSLPGASPTQLENDVARKLENSIATVQGLKHMYTKVQDGGVLISVEFRLEKPLQEAVDDVRSAVARVRAELPGNVRDPIVTKMDLASQPMLAFTIRSPRMDEEALSWFVEYDVARKLLAVRGVGAVNRVGGVSREVRVALDPARLQALGVTAADVSHQLRDVQLEIAGGRTDLGGSEQPVRTLATVRSAQEVAALELALPDGRHLRLDQVATVSDTVAEQRAAALLDGQPVVGFEVARSRGESEVAVGNAVRRALDELKAQHPDIELTEAFDFVTPVQDEYEGSLHLLYEGALLAVLVVWLFLRDGRATFVSAIALPMSVIPAFAGMYFLGFTVNVITLLALSLVVGILVDDAIVEVENIVRHLRMGKTPYQAAMEAADEIGLAVIATTFTLIAVFLPTAFMSGVAGRFFKQFGWTAALAVFASLVVARVLTPMMAAYLLKPIAAAEAEPRWMALYMRCARWCLQHRLKTMVAATLFFLGSVALIPLLPTGFIPPDDYSQTQVNLELPPGSTLAQTRATAEQARGLLAKVPHVRRVYTTIGTGTAGSDPFTPAGAAETRKATLTILLDERAQRPGKQVIENQIRAALEQLPGARSKVGLGGSGEKYVLVLTGDDPQALREAALAVEKDLRTIPGLGQVASSASLIRPEIAVRPDFARAADLGVTSAAIGDTLRVATLGDYDVMLPKLNLSQRQVPIMVRLDDAARRDLAVLERLAVPGARGPVMLGQVAHLELASGPAVIDRYDRARNINFEIELSGLPLGQVAQAVQQLPAVRNLPPGVKVVEIGDAEVMGELFASFGLAMLTGVLCIYIVLVLLFKDFLHPVTILCALPLALGGAFVGLLMARMSFSMPSLIGLIMLMGIATKNSILLVEYAIVARRGHDGSDGRPAVAGLSRFDALLDACHKRARPIIMTTIAMGAGMLPIAMGFGAADPTFRSPMAIAVIGGLITSTVLSLLVVPAVFTYIDDLELLLRRLGRWLRSPASRRANTPPAEPAAKS, from the coding sequence ATCAACGTCTCGTCCTGGTCGATCCGCAACCCGATTCCGGCGGTGATGCTGTTCGTGCTGCTCACCTTCGGCGGCCTGCTGTCGTTCAAGGCCATGAAGGTGCAGAACTTCCCCGACATCGAGCTGCCGATGGTGAACGTGGCGGTGTCGCTGCCGGGCGCCTCGCCGACCCAGCTCGAGAACGACGTGGCGCGCAAGCTCGAGAACTCGATCGCCACGGTGCAGGGCCTCAAGCACATGTACACCAAGGTGCAGGACGGCGGCGTGCTCATCAGCGTCGAGTTCCGCCTGGAGAAGCCGCTGCAGGAGGCGGTGGACGACGTGCGCTCGGCGGTGGCGCGCGTGCGCGCCGAACTGCCGGGCAACGTGCGCGACCCCATCGTCACCAAGATGGACCTGGCCTCGCAGCCAATGCTGGCCTTCACCATCCGCTCGCCGCGCATGGACGAGGAGGCGCTGAGCTGGTTCGTCGAATACGACGTGGCGCGCAAGCTGCTCGCGGTGCGCGGCGTGGGCGCCGTCAACCGCGTGGGCGGCGTGAGCCGCGAGGTGCGCGTGGCGCTCGATCCGGCGCGGCTGCAGGCGCTGGGCGTGACGGCGGCCGACGTGTCGCACCAGCTGCGCGACGTGCAGCTCGAAATCGCGGGCGGGCGCACCGACCTGGGCGGCAGCGAGCAGCCGGTGCGCACGCTGGCCACTGTGCGCTCGGCGCAGGAGGTGGCGGCGCTGGAGCTGGCCCTGCCCGACGGCCGCCACCTGCGGCTCGACCAGGTGGCCACCGTGAGCGACACCGTGGCCGAGCAGCGCGCGGCCGCGCTGCTGGACGGCCAGCCGGTGGTGGGCTTCGAGGTCGCGCGCAGCCGCGGCGAGAGCGAGGTGGCCGTGGGCAACGCCGTGCGCCGCGCGCTCGACGAGCTCAAGGCCCAGCATCCCGACATCGAACTCACCGAGGCCTTCGACTTCGTGACGCCGGTGCAGGACGAGTACGAAGGCTCGCTGCACCTGCTGTACGAGGGCGCGCTGCTGGCGGTGCTGGTGGTGTGGCTGTTCCTGCGCGACGGGCGCGCCACCTTCGTCTCGGCCATCGCGCTGCCGATGTCGGTGATCCCGGCCTTCGCCGGCATGTATTTCCTGGGCTTCACCGTCAATGTCATCACGCTGCTGGCACTGTCGCTGGTGGTGGGCATCCTGGTGGACGACGCCATCGTGGAGGTGGAGAACATCGTGCGCCACCTGCGCATGGGCAAGACGCCCTACCAGGCCGCGATGGAAGCGGCCGACGAGATCGGCCTGGCCGTGATCGCCACCACCTTCACGCTGATCGCGGTGTTCCTGCCCACGGCCTTCATGAGCGGCGTGGCCGGGCGCTTCTTCAAGCAGTTCGGCTGGACCGCCGCGCTCGCGGTGTTCGCCTCGCTGGTGGTGGCGCGCGTGCTCACGCCGATGATGGCGGCCTACCTGCTCAAGCCCATCGCGGCGGCCGAGGCCGAGCCGCGCTGGATGGCGCTGTACATGCGCTGCGCACGCTGGTGCCTGCAGCACCGCCTCAAGACCATGGTGGCGGCCACGCTGTTCTTCCTTGGCTCGGTGGCGCTGATCCCGCTGCTGCCCACCGGCTTCATCCCGCCCGACGACTACTCGCAGACCCAGGTCAACCTCGAGCTGCCGCCGGGCAGCACGCTGGCGCAGACCCGCGCCACGGCCGAGCAGGCGCGCGGGCTGCTGGCCAAGGTGCCGCACGTGCGGCGCGTCTACACCACCATCGGCACCGGCACCGCCGGCAGCGACCCGTTCACGCCCGCCGGCGCGGCCGAGACGCGCAAGGCCACGCTCACCATCCTGCTCGACGAGCGCGCCCAGCGCCCGGGCAAGCAGGTGATCGAGAACCAGATCCGCGCCGCGCTGGAGCAGCTGCCCGGCGCGCGCAGCAAGGTCGGCCTCGGCGGCTCGGGCGAGAAATACGTGCTGGTGCTCACCGGCGACGACCCGCAGGCGCTGCGCGAAGCCGCGCTGGCCGTCGAGAAGGACCTGCGCACCATCCCCGGCCTGGGGCAGGTGGCGTCCAGCGCCAGCCTGATCCGCCCCGAGATCGCGGTACGGCCCGACTTCGCGCGCGCCGCCGACCTGGGCGTGACCAGCGCGGCCATCGGCGACACGCTGCGCGTGGCCACGCTGGGCGACTACGACGTGATGCTGCCCAAGCTCAACCTGTCGCAGCGCCAGGTGCCGATCATGGTGCGGCTGGACGACGCCGCGCGGCGCGACCTCGCGGTGCTGGAGCGGCTGGCCGTGCCCGGCGCGCGCGGGCCCGTGATGCTGGGCCAGGTGGCGCACCTGGAGCTCGCCAGCGGCCCGGCCGTGATCGACCGCTACGACCGCGCCCGCAACATCAACTTCGAGATCGAGCTGTCGGGCCTGCCGCTGGGCCAGGTGGCGCAGGCCGTGCAGCAGCTGCCCGCCGTGCGCAACCTGCCGCCGGGCGTGAAGGTGGTGGAGATCGGCGATGCCGAGGTCATGGGCGAGCTGTTCGCCAGCTTCGGCCTGGCCATGCTGACCGGCGTGCTGTGCATCTACATCGTGCTGGTGCTGCTGTTCAAGGACTTCCTGCACCCGGTCACCATCCTGTGCGCGCTGCCGCTGGCGCTGGGCGGCGCCTTCGTGGGGCTGCTGATGGCGCGCATGAGCTTCTCCATGCCCTCGCTGATCGGGCTGATCATGCTGATGGGCATTGCCACCAAGAACTCGATCCTGCTGGTGGAGTACGCCATCGTGGCGCGGCGCGGACACGACGGCAGCGACGGCCGGCCGGCCGTCGCGGGCCTGAGCCGCTTCGACGCGCTGCTGGACGCCTGCCACAAGCGCGCGCGCCCCATCATCATGACCACCATCGCGATGGGCGCGGGCATGCTGCCGATCGCGATGGGCTTCGGCGCGGCCGACCCGACCTTCCGCTCGCCGATGGCGATCGCGGTGATCGGCGGACTGATCACCTCCACGGTGCTGAGCCTGCTGGTGGTGCCCGCGGTGTTCACCTACATCGACGACCTCGAACTGCTGCTGCGGCGCCTCGGGCGCTGGCTGCGCAGCCCGGCGTCCCGCCGCGCCAACACTCCCCCGGCCGAACCGGCCGCCAAGAGCTGA
- a CDS encoding glutathione S-transferase N-terminal domain-containing protein, whose translation MKLIGSTSSPYVRKVRIVMAEKKLDYQFSTEDVWAAGTTIAESNPLGKVPCLVMEGGEALFDSRVIVEYLDTLSPVGKLIPGLGRERAEVKTWEALADGLLDAAVLARLEATWPERTKAQRSQAWIDRQLAKITASLKAMSHGLADKPFCTGIHLSLADIAVGCALGYLDFRFPEIDWRGAHPNLAKLYEKLALRPSFIDSVPA comes from the coding sequence ATGAAACTCATCGGATCGACCAGCAGTCCCTACGTGCGCAAGGTGCGCATCGTCATGGCCGAGAAGAAACTGGACTACCAGTTCTCGACCGAGGACGTCTGGGCCGCCGGCACCACCATCGCCGAATCCAACCCGCTGGGCAAGGTGCCCTGCCTGGTGATGGAAGGCGGCGAGGCGCTGTTCGATTCGCGCGTGATCGTCGAGTACCTGGACACGCTGTCGCCCGTAGGCAAGCTGATCCCGGGCCTGGGCCGCGAGCGCGCCGAGGTCAAGACCTGGGAGGCGCTGGCCGACGGCCTGCTCGACGCCGCCGTGCTGGCGCGGCTCGAAGCCACCTGGCCCGAGCGCACCAAGGCCCAGCGCAGCCAGGCCTGGATCGACCGCCAGCTTGCCAAGATCACCGCCAGCCTGAAGGCCATGAGCCATGGCCTGGCCGACAAGCCGTTCTGCACCGGCATCCACCTGAGCCTGGCCGACATCGCCGTGGGCTGCGCCCTGGGCTACCTGGATTTCCGCTTCCCCGAGATCGACTGGCGAGGCGCCCACCCCAACCTGGCCAAGCTGTACGAGAAACTGGCGCTGCGCCCGAGTTTCATCGACAGCGTGCCGGCCTGA
- a CDS encoding glutathione peroxidase — MPVPATLIRLAASAGWLLASGLAQAADGGACPATLQYSFPRLQDEKPQALCQYAGKVLLVVNTASYCGFTPQYKGLEALYAKYKDRGLVVLGFPSNDFSQEPGANKQIADFCENTFGVKFPMFAKTSVSGGQTNAFYRLLAEKSGQRPLWNFHKYLLGRDGQVVASYSSLTTPEDRTLLKDIEKQLQAP, encoded by the coding sequence ATGCCCGTACCCGCAACCCTGATTCGACTGGCCGCTTCGGCCGGCTGGCTGCTGGCCAGCGGCCTGGCCCAGGCCGCCGACGGCGGCGCCTGCCCGGCCACGCTGCAGTACAGCTTCCCGAGGCTGCAGGACGAGAAACCGCAGGCGCTCTGCCAGTACGCCGGCAAGGTGCTGCTGGTGGTCAACACCGCCAGCTACTGCGGCTTCACGCCGCAGTACAAGGGCCTGGAGGCACTCTACGCGAAGTACAAGGACCGCGGGCTGGTGGTGCTGGGCTTCCCGTCCAACGATTTCTCGCAGGAGCCGGGGGCGAACAAGCAGATCGCCGATTTCTGCGAGAACACCTTTGGCGTGAAGTTTCCGATGTTCGCCAAGACCAGCGTGAGCGGCGGCCAGACCAATGCCTTCTACAGGCTGCTGGCCGAGAAGTCGGGCCAGCGGCCCCTGTGGAACTTCCACAAGTACCTGCTGGGGCGCGACGGCCAGGTCGTCGCCAGCTACTCCAGCCTGACCACGCCCGAGGACCGCACCCTGCTCAAGGACATCGAAAAGCAGCTCCAGGCCCCATAA
- a CDS encoding SDR family NAD(P)-dependent oxidoreductase, with protein sequence MSLNPRLTDWRDQVVWLVGASRGIGRATASALHARGARVFVSARQAPALDEFTAQHPGAVALPLDVTDAAAVRQAARTLLDLGRLDAVMYCAGHARALRASGFSLDEMLRHQQVNYVGALHVLDAALPHFLAQRAGHLCLLGGAAGYGGLPQGLADGPTRAALINLAEALYADLQARGIGVSLVNPGCAGTPPAVPVTPEQAAQEILRGWARGAFEIDVPRRVTRWIKLRRLLPYGAYFAAVRRAAGR encoded by the coding sequence ATGAGCCTCAACCCCCGCCTCACCGACTGGCGCGATCAGGTCGTGTGGCTGGTCGGCGCCTCGCGCGGCATCGGCCGCGCCACCGCCTCGGCCCTGCATGCGCGCGGCGCCCGGGTGTTCGTCTCGGCGCGCCAGGCGCCGGCGCTGGACGAGTTCACCGCGCAGCACCCGGGCGCCGTCGCGCTGCCGCTGGACGTGACGGACGCCGCCGCCGTGCGCCAGGCGGCGCGCACGCTGCTCGACCTGGGCCGGCTCGACGCCGTGATGTACTGCGCCGGCCACGCCCGTGCGCTGCGCGCCAGCGGCTTCAGCCTGGACGAGATGTTGCGGCACCAGCAGGTCAACTACGTCGGCGCGCTGCATGTGCTGGACGCGGCGCTGCCGCATTTCCTGGCGCAGCGCGCGGGCCATCTCTGCCTGCTCGGCGGCGCGGCCGGCTACGGCGGCCTGCCCCAGGGCCTGGCCGACGGCCCGACCCGGGCGGCGCTGATCAACCTGGCCGAGGCGCTGTACGCCGACCTGCAGGCCCGCGGCATCGGCGTGAGCCTGGTGAACCCGGGCTGCGCCGGCACGCCGCCGGCCGTGCCGGTCACGCCCGAGCAGGCGGCGCAGGAGATCCTGCGCGGCTGGGCGCGCGGCGCGTTCGAGATCGACGTTCCGCGCCGCGTCACGCGCTGGATCAAGCTGCGGCGCCTGCTGCCCTACGGCGCCTACTTCGCCGCCGTGCGCCGGGCCGCCGGACGCTGA
- a CDS encoding N-acetyltransferase — MVLTLPPCLPGLPPWLTRPLELRIDVGQRPEKPIEEELDGLYERLQTPGDRLYGLPSELLDGEPEFALRQREADGEFYVYVEDLRRRRLAGYTVFNRLIELGRRADRHLRAPHSKYGLPYQRRGLASAVYRRALGTGLCLVTGARQSPGAHALWQSLARRHAWGYVELRDKRLSYLGQAVPAPVLDDLHTRMLLLGEGWTIGRLAEVADMAL; from the coding sequence GTGGTCCTTACCCTGCCCCCCTGCCTGCCCGGCCTGCCGCCCTGGCTCACCCGTCCCCTGGAACTGCGCATCGACGTGGGCCAGCGGCCCGAGAAACCCATCGAGGAGGAGCTCGACGGCCTCTACGAGCGCCTGCAGACCCCGGGCGACCGCCTTTACGGGCTTCCTTCGGAGCTGCTGGACGGCGAGCCGGAGTTTGCGCTGCGCCAGCGCGAGGCCGACGGCGAGTTCTACGTCTATGTGGAAGACCTGCGGCGCCGGCGGCTGGCCGGCTACACCGTCTTCAACCGCCTGATCGAGCTGGGGCGCCGGGCCGACCGCCACCTGCGGGCGCCGCACTCCAAGTACGGCCTGCCGTACCAGCGGCGCGGCCTGGCGAGCGCGGTCTACCGGCGGGCCCTGGGAACGGGGCTGTGCCTCGTCACGGGCGCGCGCCAGTCGCCCGGCGCGCATGCGCTGTGGCAGTCGCTGGCGCGGCGCCACGCCTGGGGCTATGTGGAGTTGCGCGACAAGCGCCTGAGCTACCTGGGGCAGGCCGTGCCGGCGCCCGTGCTGGACGACCTGCACACCCGCATGCTGCTGCTGGGCGAGGGCTGGACGATCGGCCGCCTGGCCGAGGTTGCGGACATGGCCCTGTGA
- a CDS encoding YaeQ family protein yields the protein MALKSTIFKAGLAIADIDHGYYADHALTLARHPSETDERMMIRLVALALNAHQLQTVCGGDGTLAFGAGLSSPDEPDVALTDFTGQTRLWVEVGQPEDKPLVKACGKADQVMVYCFHHAAEVWWRGIENKLSRLDRLQVWRVPTEAAQALSGLAQRSMQLQATIQEGALMMSDGKTTVDIEPLRWK from the coding sequence ATGGCCCTCAAATCCACCATCTTCAAGGCCGGCCTGGCCATCGCCGACATCGACCACGGCTACTACGCCGACCACGCGCTGACGCTGGCGCGGCACCCGAGCGAGACCGACGAGCGCATGATGATCCGCCTGGTGGCGCTGGCGCTGAACGCGCACCAGCTGCAGACCGTGTGCGGCGGCGACGGCACGCTGGCGTTCGGCGCCGGCCTGTCCAGCCCCGACGAGCCCGACGTCGCCCTGACCGACTTCACCGGCCAGACCCGGCTCTGGGTGGAGGTGGGCCAGCCCGAGGACAAGCCGCTGGTCAAGGCCTGCGGCAAGGCCGACCAGGTGATGGTCTACTGCTTCCACCACGCGGCCGAAGTCTGGTGGCGCGGCATCGAGAACAAGCTCTCGCGGCTGGACCGGCTGCAGGTCTGGCGCGTGCCCACCGAGGCCGCCCAGGCGCTCAGCGGCCTGGCCCAGCGCAGCATGCAGCTGCAGGCCACGATCCAGGAAGGCGCGCTGATGATGAGCGACGGCAAGACCACCGTCGACATCGAGCCGCTTCGCTGGAAGTAG
- a CDS encoding MerR family transcriptional regulator produces the protein MNDRVAPGVMTVPISAVERDTGLSKDTLRIWERRYGFPRPGRDAFGERVYPVAQVDRLRLIRRLLDNGHRPGRVVPLAMDELQRLGEGLCSVPPYPEAGAGADLFAYRELIQDHDAPALRRALGQACRELGLARFVTHLVAPLNAMVNDDGLRGQMEAFEQRLYAECVHRVLHGALDSLGGTEGAAASGAPRALLATLVQEPEVLGLAMAEALLALAGCHCLSLGPQTPVRDIGRAAAAHRADIVVLSLSAGQNPQRLRSGLQELRQMLPEPTELWAGGPCPALQHRPLPGILAVPDLAVLFEHVARWQGAHL, from the coding sequence ATGAACGATCGCGTCGCTCCAGGCGTCATGACCGTGCCGATCTCCGCCGTGGAGCGCGACACCGGGCTGTCCAAGGACACCCTGCGGATCTGGGAGCGCCGCTACGGTTTTCCGCGCCCCGGGCGCGACGCGTTCGGCGAGCGGGTGTATCCGGTGGCACAGGTCGACCGGCTGCGCCTGATCCGGCGCCTGCTCGACAACGGGCACCGCCCTGGCCGGGTGGTGCCGCTCGCCATGGACGAGCTGCAGCGCCTGGGCGAAGGGCTGTGCAGCGTGCCGCCCTACCCCGAGGCCGGGGCGGGCGCCGACCTGTTCGCCTACCGGGAGCTGATCCAGGACCACGACGCGCCGGCGCTGCGCCGCGCCCTGGGCCAGGCCTGCCGCGAACTGGGGCTGGCGCGCTTCGTCACCCACCTGGTGGCGCCGTTGAATGCCATGGTGAACGACGATGGCCTGCGCGGGCAGATGGAGGCGTTCGAGCAGCGCCTCTACGCCGAATGCGTGCACCGGGTGCTGCACGGCGCCCTGGACAGCCTCGGCGGCACGGAGGGAGCGGCCGCCAGCGGGGCGCCGCGCGCGCTGCTGGCCACGCTGGTGCAGGAGCCCGAGGTGCTGGGCCTGGCGATGGCCGAGGCCCTGCTGGCGCTGGCCGGCTGCCACTGCCTGTCGCTCGGGCCGCAGACGCCGGTGCGCGACATCGGGCGGGCCGCCGCCGCCCACCGGGCCGACATCGTGGTGCTGAGCCTGAGCGCCGGCCAGAACCCGCAGCGGCTGCGCAGCGGCCTGCAGGAGTTGCGCCAGATGCTGCCCGAGCCGACCGAGCTCTGGGCCGGCGGGCCTTGCCCGGCGCTGCAGCACCGGCCGCTGCCCGGCATCCTGGCCGTGCCCGACCTGGCGGTCCTGTTCGAGCATGTCGCGCGCTGGCAGGGCGCGCATCTCTGA
- a CDS encoding ferritin-like domain-containing protein produces the protein MLYPELFKQLESVRWDMDKDIPWQSFDASRLSDEQAQTIKMNAITEWSALPATEMFLRDNKDDSDFSAFMSIWFFEEQKHSLVLMEYLKRFRPELAPTEQELHEVRFEFDPAPALETLMLHFCGEIRLNHWYRRASEWHTEPVIKHIYTTLSQDEARHGGAYLRYMKRAINNFGNEAKAAFTKVGVLMASARRTAQALHPTNLHVNKDLFPRDTIQSRLPNPEWLEHWLDTQIKFDSVWESKVVERILHNLSLLMDRSFKSVQELNRFRKEMAASLTHPAEPQAV, from the coding sequence ATGCTTTACCCCGAACTGTTCAAGCAACTCGAGTCCGTCCGCTGGGACATGGACAAGGACATCCCCTGGCAGTCGTTTGACGCGTCCAGGCTGTCGGATGAACAGGCCCAGACGATCAAGATGAACGCCATCACCGAGTGGTCGGCGCTGCCGGCCACCGAGATGTTCCTGCGCGACAACAAGGACGACAGCGACTTCTCGGCCTTCATGTCGATCTGGTTCTTCGAGGAGCAGAAGCACTCCCTGGTGCTGATGGAATACCTCAAGCGCTTCCGCCCCGAGCTGGCACCCACCGAGCAGGAGCTGCACGAGGTGCGCTTCGAGTTCGACCCGGCGCCTGCGCTGGAAACGCTGATGCTGCACTTCTGCGGCGAAATCCGCCTCAACCACTGGTACCGCCGCGCCAGCGAATGGCACACCGAGCCGGTCATCAAGCACATCTACACCACGCTTTCCCAGGACGAGGCCCGCCACGGCGGCGCCTACCTGCGCTACATGAAGCGCGCCATCAACAACTTCGGCAACGAGGCCAAGGCCGCCTTCACCAAGGTCGGCGTGCTGATGGCCAGCGCGCGGCGCACCGCGCAGGCGCTGCACCCGACCAACCTGCACGTCAACAAGGACCTGTTCCCGCGCGACACCATCCAGAGCCGCCTGCCCAACCCCGAGTGGCTGGAGCACTGGCTGGACACCCAGATCAAGTTCGATTCGGTCTGGGAGAGCAAGGTGGTCGAGCGCATCCTGCACAACCTGAGCCTGCTGATGGACCGCAGCTTCAAGAGCGTGCAGGAGCTCAACCGCTTCCGCAAGGAAATGGCGGCGTCCCTGACCCATCCCGCCGAACCCCAGGCCGTCTGA
- the rrtA gene encoding rhombosortase produces the protein MKAWPALCLALAVASLAVWLAGGPVTSAAHPLAPLVWDAARWPHQPWTLWTASLVHLSGGHLLANLLALGALAVLGCALRAGRAATLALLLAWPLGTLSLLLWPQITRYSGLSGLIHAMVGVLWASVAIKSGAKSWTVLLFAGLFLKLASEHAWSNPIGFSPEWGFNVVYAAHLGGALAGTLCGLLAGGLAQWRQSQPAAGA, from the coding sequence ATGAAGGCCTGGCCGGCCCTGTGCCTGGCGCTGGCGGTCGCCAGCCTCGCCGTCTGGCTGGCCGGCGGCCCGGTGACGTCGGCCGCGCACCCGCTGGCGCCGCTGGTGTGGGATGCCGCCCGCTGGCCCCACCAGCCCTGGACCCTGTGGACCGCCAGCCTGGTGCACCTGTCGGGCGGACATCTGCTGGCCAACCTGCTGGCGCTGGGCGCGCTGGCCGTGCTCGGCTGTGCGCTGCGCGCGGGCCGGGCCGCCACGCTGGCCCTGCTGCTGGCCTGGCCGCTGGGCACGCTGTCGCTGCTGCTGTGGCCGCAAATCACCCGCTACAGCGGGCTTTCGGGGTTGATTCACGCCATGGTCGGCGTGCTGTGGGCATCGGTTGCTATCAAATCAGGAGCAAAATCCTGGACCGTCCTGCTCTTCGCCGGGCTGTTCCTCAAGCTCGCCAGCGAGCATGCCTGGTCCAACCCGATCGGCTTTTCGCCGGAGTGGGGCTTCAACGTGGTCTATGCGGCACACCTGGGCGGTGCGCTGGCGGGCACGCTGTGCGGCTTGCTGGCCGGCGGGCTGGCGCAGTGGCGCCAGTCACAACCCGCGGCCGGCGCCTGA
- the rfaE2 gene encoding D-glycero-beta-D-manno-heptose 1-phosphate adenylyltransferase, with translation MPTAIPPPGFLGKITARAEAARRVAGLPQPVVFTNGVFDVLHRGHVTYLAQARALGASLVVALNSDASARRLGKGPERPLNNEQDRAIMMAALESVSLVTWFDEDTPLELITELRPQVLVKGGDYDMSRLAETRVVEQYGGRALAIPFVDGYSTTALVARIRAAS, from the coding sequence ATGCCAACCGCCATTCCGCCCCCGGGCTTTCTCGGCAAGATCACGGCGCGCGCCGAGGCGGCTCGCCGCGTGGCGGGCCTGCCGCAGCCCGTGGTCTTTACCAACGGCGTGTTCGACGTGCTGCACCGCGGCCACGTCACCTACCTGGCGCAGGCCCGCGCGCTGGGCGCCAGCCTGGTGGTGGCGCTCAACAGCGACGCCTCGGCCCGGCGGCTGGGCAAGGGCCCCGAGCGCCCGCTCAACAACGAACAGGACCGCGCCATCATGATGGCGGCGCTGGAGTCGGTGAGCCTGGTGACCTGGTTCGACGAAGACACGCCGCTGGAGCTGATCACCGAGCTCAGGCCGCAAGTGCTGGTGAAGGGCGGCGACTACGACATGAGCCGGCTGGCCGAAACCCGGGTGGTGGAGCAGTACGGCGGCCGGGCGCTGGCGATCCCGTTCGTGGACGGCTATTCGACCACGGCGCTGGTGGCCCGCATCCGGGCCGCGTCCTGA
- the purB gene encoding adenylosuccinate lyase: MTSSTITALSPLDGRYAARLSHLRPLMSEQGYMHRRVQVEVAWFVALSDAGFAEFKPLTPGARTYLMGLVKNFTPADASAIKEIEKTTNHDVKAVEYWIKSKFEARPELQAASEFVHFACTSEDINNTSHALQLKGARDQVILPGLDALIVKLRVMAHEYAAVPMLSRTHGQTASPTTVGKEIANVLVRLAAAREKIAAVRLLAKMNGAVGNYNAHLSAWPDFDWEAFSAKVIETPEPLGLGLAFQPYSIQIEPHDYMAELFDAVARANTILIDWARDVWGYVSLGYFKQRLKEGEIGSSTMPHKVNPIDFENAEGNFGLANALLRHLSEKLPISRWQRDLTDSTVLRNMGVALGYAALGYHALSVGLNKLELNEEALAADLDASWEVLAEPIQTVMRRFGVPGAYERLKEVTRGKTVTAEALHGLIRSLEIPQAEKDRLLALTPASYVGKAAELARRA; the protein is encoded by the coding sequence ATGACTTCCTCCACGATCACGGCGCTGTCGCCGCTCGACGGGCGCTATGCCGCCCGACTCAGCCACCTGCGCCCGCTGATGAGCGAACAGGGCTACATGCACCGCCGCGTCCAGGTCGAAGTGGCCTGGTTCGTCGCGCTCAGCGATGCCGGCTTTGCCGAATTCAAGCCGCTCACCCCGGGAGCGCGTACTTACTTGATGGGTCTCGTGAAAAATTTCACGCCGGCCGATGCCAGCGCCATCAAGGAGATCGAGAAGACCACCAACCACGACGTCAAGGCCGTGGAGTACTGGATCAAGTCCAAGTTCGAGGCGCGGCCCGAGCTGCAGGCCGCCAGCGAGTTCGTGCACTTCGCCTGCACCAGCGAGGACATCAACAACACCAGCCATGCGCTGCAGCTCAAGGGCGCGCGCGACCAGGTGATCCTGCCGGGGCTCGACGCCCTGATCGTCAAGCTGCGCGTCATGGCCCACGAGTACGCCGCCGTGCCCATGCTCAGCCGCACCCACGGCCAGACCGCCAGCCCCACGACGGTGGGCAAGGAGATCGCCAACGTGCTGGTGCGCCTGGCCGCCGCGCGCGAGAAGATCGCCGCCGTCCGGCTGCTGGCCAAGATGAACGGCGCCGTGGGCAACTACAACGCCCACCTGAGCGCCTGGCCCGACTTCGACTGGGAGGCCTTCTCCGCCAAGGTCATCGAGACGCCGGAGCCGCTGGGCCTGGGCCTCGCGTTCCAGCCCTACAGCATCCAGATCGAGCCGCACGACTACATGGCCGAGCTGTTCGACGCCGTGGCGCGCGCCAACACCATCCTGATCGACTGGGCGCGCGACGTCTGGGGCTATGTGAGCCTGGGCTACTTCAAGCAGCGGCTCAAGGAAGGCGAGATCGGCTCCTCGACCATGCCGCACAAGGTCAACCCGATCGACTTCGAGAACGCCGAGGGCAACTTCGGCCTGGCCAACGCCCTGCTGCGCCACCTCAGCGAGAAGCTGCCGATCAGCCGCTGGCAGCGCGACCTGACCGACTCCACCGTGCTGCGCAACATGGGCGTGGCGCTGGGCTACGCGGCGCTGGGCTACCACGCGCTGAGCGTCGGCCTGAACAAGCTCGAACTCAACGAGGAGGCGCTGGCCGCCGACCTCGACGCCTCGTGGGAAGTGCTGGCCGAGCCGATCCAGACCGTGATGCGGCGCTTCGGCGTGCCGGGCGCCTACGAGCGGCTCAAGGAAGTCACGCGCGGCAAGACGGTGACGGCCGAGGCGCTGCACGGCCTGATCCGCTCGCTGGAGATCCCGCAGGCCGAGAAAGACCGCCTGCTGGCCCTCACGCCCGCCAGCTACGTGGGCAAGGCGGCCGAGCTGGCGCGGCGCGCCTGA